In Methylacidiphilum infernorum V4, a single window of DNA contains:
- a CDS encoding aspartyl protease family protein, giving the protein MKSDLIFRSGIRSRQLYRLVFVFIFSFLSLGFSSPFPGLERGADSARLFHEGKIEEALRLAQEESSQDPQNWRAWKILGWITLMKNHLEKARYSLLKGLQFHPSDTEMKRLLAICYYREGNLEAAAGLLREIGEQWTANLLEQLEPKAFKIHEDFVSVKLNESYPYVIIPTTICRKTVPLFLDTRATFSALDRDLYKKLEHIRLLDVIALQFWFNFAGKWSIRARTGIVSTMKIANMKIENMPVLLARWKGTYLFPQHVPQVVNGVLGTDWMSQFIITIDYPRKELFLRKRENALLEYSKKGDKEEDVLAKVPFYLTPGGQIVIEGKINGEGGNFFLVDSLDVGRTFTVSEGMIHKYHLARYGGWIIGQRRGARYPSVYAVVPKIQIGNMIMENVAASIGKNYDFPPSIDHKQGFPIGAIVGNGFFKSFVVTFDFQKMELVLKTKKDGDEKPEEALALKP; this is encoded by the coding sequence TTGAAAAGCGATCTTATTTTCAGAAGTGGCATCCGAAGCAGGCAGTTATATCGACTGGTTTTTGTTTTCATTTTCTCTTTTTTATCCCTGGGCTTTTCAAGTCCGTTCCCCGGTCTTGAGAGGGGAGCAGACAGCGCCAGGCTTTTCCATGAGGGAAAAATTGAAGAAGCTCTTCGCTTGGCCCAAGAGGAGTCGTCACAGGATCCGCAGAATTGGAGGGCATGGAAAATCCTTGGATGGATTACCTTGATGAAAAATCACCTGGAAAAAGCCCGGTATTCTCTTCTGAAAGGTCTTCAGTTTCATCCCAGCGATACAGAAATGAAAAGGCTGTTGGCCATCTGTTATTATAGGGAGGGAAATTTAGAAGCTGCGGCTGGCCTGCTAAGAGAAATCGGCGAACAATGGACGGCGAATCTCTTGGAACAGTTAGAGCCCAAGGCTTTCAAAATCCACGAAGATTTTGTTTCGGTCAAGCTCAATGAGAGCTATCCTTATGTTATCATTCCTACGACGATCTGTAGGAAAACAGTCCCCCTCTTTTTGGACACGCGGGCCACCTTTTCTGCCCTAGATAGAGATCTCTATAAGAAATTGGAGCATATTAGGCTACTGGATGTCATAGCCCTGCAATTTTGGTTTAATTTTGCCGGAAAATGGTCGATCCGAGCAAGAACTGGAATTGTGAGCACGATGAAAATAGCCAACATGAAAATAGAAAACATGCCTGTTTTGCTTGCCCGGTGGAAGGGGACCTATCTTTTTCCACAGCACGTTCCCCAGGTAGTCAATGGGGTGTTGGGAACCGATTGGATGAGCCAGTTTATCATAACCATCGATTATCCCCGAAAGGAGCTTTTTCTAAGAAAAAGAGAAAATGCTCTTTTAGAATATTCCAAGAAGGGGGATAAAGAGGAAGATGTCCTGGCAAAGGTTCCCTTTTACTTGACCCCGGGCGGGCAGATCGTCATTGAAGGAAAGATCAACGGGGAGGGAGGAAATTTTTTCCTCGTGGATAGCTTGGACGTGGGCAGGACTTTTACCGTTTCAGAGGGGATGATTCATAAATATCATTTAGCCCGTTACGGGGGTTGGATTATTGGGCAACGGCGGGGAGCAAGATATCCTTCTGTTTATGCGGTCGTACCGAAGATCCAGATTGGAAATATGATTATGGAGAATGTTGCAGCGAGCATAGGAAAGAACTACGATTTTCCTCCATCAATCGATCACAAGCAGGGGTTTCCAATAGGGGCAATAGTAGGAAATGGTTTTTTCAAATCTTTCGTCGTGACTTTCGATTTCCAGAAAATGGAGCTGGTATTGAAAACTAAGAAAGATGGGGATGAAAAACCTGAAGAGGCTTTAGCGTTAAAGCCTTGA